The Candidatus Paceibacterota bacterium genomic interval AGTTAATCTTTAAATTTTTGCTATAATCTTTGCATGCTCTACACCCGCAAAGGCGATAACGGCACTACCAAAACCTTTGGTTGTGATCAGCGAATCTCTAAAAGTTCGGCGATTGCCGAAGCACTAGGATCGCTCGATGAGGCAAACTCGCTTTTAGGGTTGGTTAAAGTAAAAGCGAAAGATTCAGGATTCAAGATTCAGGATTCAAGATTTGAAGATGTCATTCATGGTGTCCAAGAAAACTTTTTTATTGTGCAAGCCGAATTAGCCGGAGCGCCGAAAAGTATTACTGAAGAGAAGGTTAAAGAAATTGAATCTCTTGTTGATTCGGCCGAAAAGGAATTACCACAGATTAAAACCTTCTTTATCTCCGGCGGGACCGAGCTCGGAGCCACTTTTGATTTCGCTCGCACTCTAGCGCGCCGAGCCGAAAGGCGAGTGGTAGGGGTAAATGAAGAAGGTAAAGTAAAAGTGGGGCCATCGACTTTGGCATATTTAAACCGCCTCTCTTCACTTTTGTATGCCTTGGCTAGACTAAGTAATCATAAAAGTGGTATAAATGAGCAACCGCCTAGCTATAAATAGCTTATAGTTTTGGCAATATGGTGACTATGGTGTAGCGGTAGCACAGAAGCCTGTGGAGCTTTTAGTTCGGGTTCAACTCCCGATAGTCACCCCACAATATATTTATAGATATGTCAAGCATGCAAACGAAACTCAATCTTGGCTCAGGACATTTCCCGCTCAAAGGCTACTTGAATGTGGATATTAATGTTCGCGAAAACCCAGATTTAGTTCTTGATTTAAACAACCCAAAATCTTTAGATGTTTTACCAAGCAATCACTTCGAACACATAGTTTTAGATCATTGTTTAGAACATTTATCCGATGTGTTTGGAATAATGATACAAGTCCACCGACTGCTCGCAAAAGACGGGGTGGTGGAAATACGGGTACCACACTTTTCGAGAGGGTTTACACACCCGGAACATCAACGAGGGTTTGATTTCACTTTT includes:
- a CDS encoding cob(I)yrinic acid a,c-diamide adenosyltransferase — its product is MLYTRKGDNGTTKTFGCDQRISKSSAIAEALGSLDEANSLLGLVKVKAKDSGFKIQDSRFEDVIHGVQENFFIVQAELAGAPKSITEEKVKEIESLVDSAEKELPQIKTFFISGGTELGATFDFARTLARRAERRVVGVNEEGKVKVGPSTLAYLNRLSSLLYALARLSNHKSGINEQPPSYK
- a CDS encoding class I SAM-dependent methyltransferase, whose protein sequence is MQTKLNLGSGHFPLKGYLNVDINVRENPDLVLDLNNPKSLDVLPSNHFEHIVLDHCLEHLSDVFGIMIQVHRLLAKDGVVEIRVPHFSRGFTHPEHQRGFDFTFAEYFNPGFKGGFSGAALKVKSMKLTWMIRWDLKAPYVNPLTLFTLKVISAILSFLANLGPYLCSRVWCYWFGGFEQLEYIFQK